A DNA window from Actinomadura luzonensis contains the following coding sequences:
- a CDS encoding aldehyde dehydrogenase family protein — MNTINDAGCLVAGEWLTGGERAERVGPYLRDVVSRARSAQPADLAAALAYARQAARRVARLAPATRAGILERAAASVTAQSERLARLLALELGKPLKDGRGEIARVVDTLSVAAAEARMIGGEVLPVAGWGRGVGNTAITQRAPAGPVLAITPFNAPANLLAHKLAASFAAGNTTIVKPPPQAPAASTALVEVLLEAGMPVEAVQVLHGGADVGAALCAAPEIAVVSFTGGVAAGHAVAHAAGPKRVMLELGGNAATIVCEDADVAEAALVCARTGYSNSGQSCISVQRVYVHRSRFEEFADELTAQVKGLTVGDPLDPATDVGSMVDDDAAERVVRWTAEAAGQGARVTTGGTREGAVMAPTVVVAPPAEARVVREEVFGALVAVLPYDDFDAVVEECNRSSYGLQAGLFTHDVRRIVTAWRELEVGGLVVNGSSNFRLDHVPFGGVKDSGIGRESPRWMIEDFTVTKTLLLRGLTIWGDQ; from the coding sequence ATGAACACCATCAACGACGCCGGGTGCTTGGTCGCCGGAGAATGGTTGACCGGCGGCGAGCGGGCCGAACGCGTCGGCCCGTACCTGCGGGACGTCGTCAGCCGGGCCCGGTCCGCCCAGCCCGCCGATCTCGCCGCGGCCCTGGCCTACGCCCGGCAGGCGGCCAGGCGGGTGGCGCGGCTGGCACCCGCCACCCGGGCCGGGATCCTGGAACGCGCCGCCGCGTCGGTCACCGCGCAGAGCGAGCGGCTGGCCCGCCTGCTCGCCCTTGAGCTGGGCAAACCCCTCAAGGACGGGCGCGGCGAGATCGCTCGCGTCGTCGACACGCTGTCCGTCGCCGCCGCCGAGGCGCGGATGATCGGCGGCGAGGTGCTGCCCGTGGCGGGCTGGGGCCGCGGGGTCGGCAACACCGCGATCACGCAGCGCGCCCCGGCCGGCCCGGTGCTCGCGATCACGCCGTTCAACGCGCCGGCGAACCTGCTCGCGCACAAGCTGGCCGCCTCCTTCGCGGCCGGCAACACCACGATCGTCAAGCCGCCGCCGCAGGCGCCCGCCGCCTCCACCGCCCTGGTGGAGGTGCTGCTGGAGGCCGGGATGCCGGTGGAGGCGGTGCAGGTGCTGCACGGAGGCGCGGACGTCGGCGCGGCGCTGTGCGCCGCGCCGGAGATCGCCGTGGTCAGCTTCACCGGCGGCGTCGCGGCCGGGCACGCGGTCGCGCACGCCGCCGGCCCGAAACGGGTCATGCTCGAACTCGGCGGGAACGCCGCGACCATCGTCTGCGAGGACGCCGACGTCGCGGAGGCGGCGCTCGTGTGCGCCCGCACCGGCTACAGCAACTCCGGGCAGAGCTGCATCTCCGTGCAGCGGGTCTACGTGCACCGCAGCCGCTTCGAGGAGTTCGCCGACGAGCTGACCGCGCAGGTCAAGGGCCTGACCGTCGGCGACCCGCTGGACCCGGCGACCGACGTCGGATCGATGGTGGACGACGACGCGGCCGAGCGGGTGGTCCGCTGGACCGCCGAGGCGGCCGGCCAGGGCGCGCGGGTCACGACCGGCGGCACCCGCGAGGGCGCGGTGATGGCGCCGACCGTCGTCGTCGCCCCGCCGGCCGAGGCCAGGGTGGTGCGCGAGGAGGTGTTCGGCGCGCTGGTGGCGGTGCTCCCCTACGACGACTTCGACGCGGTCGTCGAGGAGTGCAACCGCAGCTCGTACGGGCTGCAGGCCGGGCTGTTCACCCACGACGTGCGCCGGATCGTCACCGCCTGGCGCGAGCTGGAGGTCGGCGGCCTGGTCGTGAACGGCTCGTCCAACTTCCGGCTCGACCACGTCCCGTTCGGCGGGGTGAAGGACTCCGGCATCGGCCGGGAGTCGCCGCGCTGGATGATCGAGGATTTCACCGTGACCAAGACCCTCCTGCTCAGGGGCCTGACCATCTGGGGAGACCAGTGA
- a CDS encoding ATP-binding protein: MVTGVQVSPREAEVLELVGAHLSNAEIAARLVISVRTVESHVSSLLRKLEAPDRRALARRARTAAGAGPARPAPVLPSPLTSFVGRVRERAELAELVKAHRQVTAVGPGGVGKTRLASTVAAEVSGEYADGVWFVDLVPVTDPGLIATAVAGALGLGEQPGRDLAGSVLAALADRHALVVLDNCEHVLDGVALFLERLLASCPRVTVLATSRARLMVPFERVYPVPPLSLAAGGDSDAVALFVERATAAGSPPDPALRGQVAAICARLDGMALAIELAAARCPTLGLDGITAALSHPLRMLTGGSRADERHRSVRAALDWSHALLEPADRELLRRVSVFAAPFTAAAAAEVTGAEEWLVADGLARLAGQSLLTVTAGLGRTEYRAPETIRQYGTERLSEAGELADARSRHLRWCLAGAAALAVDGQDWRARFDLVADDLRAALAWAADRPELRADAFELARRLAELTFTRHLTGESQRRYEQAAALATDPAAAASMLRQAAAVAGCRTVGDDMYRLRRAAADAARTAGDAAGAAADLAAAATIAFRFSTTFVRRPSQEETLRLVAEARERAGDDPAARAAVALAEAGVLTDAFGAVQGPPGNAVPETRERAERAVELARRTGDPLAESAALDALTGAQSWAGDPFAAAATARRRITLLSSLPVSPAGTHELIDALGIAAEAGLGAGDVPGARRWARRLAGHPSLAEVGHRATCRLLMVAALAGDVEEVLTGSVRFLDSWQRAGSPARSILAPAAAGVAMIHGLRDDDAARRAWQEVLGRLGSSPEHAYGYGAVFDAMLLLHRGQAAEALERMAPGPRQVWKWITWIWHHWYVALRSEAAVLAGGRDARAVVAEARAVVAGNPVAAAVVDRAAALLDGDQEALLATASAFGAAGCRYQAARTLVLAGGGHAERGAAALAALGLAPAPEALPRRP; the protein is encoded by the coding sequence GTGGTGACGGGAGTGCAGGTCTCGCCTCGGGAAGCCGAGGTGCTGGAACTGGTCGGGGCCCATCTCAGCAACGCCGAGATCGCGGCCCGCCTGGTCATCTCGGTGCGCACGGTGGAGAGTCACGTCTCCTCGCTGCTGCGCAAGCTGGAGGCGCCGGACCGGCGGGCGCTCGCCCGGCGCGCGCGCACGGCGGCCGGCGCCGGCCCGGCCCGCCCGGCGCCGGTCCTGCCGAGCCCGCTGACCTCGTTCGTCGGGCGGGTGCGGGAGCGGGCCGAGCTGGCCGAGCTGGTCAAGGCGCACCGGCAGGTGACCGCGGTCGGCCCGGGCGGCGTGGGCAAGACCCGGCTGGCGTCCACCGTGGCGGCGGAGGTGAGCGGCGAGTACGCCGACGGGGTGTGGTTCGTCGACCTGGTGCCGGTCACCGACCCCGGCCTGATCGCCACCGCCGTGGCCGGCGCGCTCGGCCTCGGCGAGCAGCCCGGCCGCGACCTCGCCGGGTCCGTGCTCGCCGCGCTGGCCGACCGTCACGCGCTGGTCGTCCTGGACAACTGCGAGCACGTGCTGGACGGGGTGGCGCTGTTCCTGGAGCGGCTGCTGGCGTCCTGCCCGCGGGTGACGGTGCTGGCGACCAGCCGGGCCCGGCTGATGGTGCCGTTCGAACGGGTCTACCCGGTGCCGCCGCTGTCGCTGGCCGCCGGCGGCGACTCGGACGCGGTCGCGCTGTTCGTGGAACGGGCGACGGCGGCCGGCAGCCCGCCGGACCCGGCGCTGCGCGGCCAGGTGGCCGCGATCTGCGCGCGGCTGGACGGCATGGCGCTGGCCATCGAGCTGGCCGCCGCCCGCTGCCCCACGCTCGGGCTGGACGGCATCACCGCCGCCCTGTCCCACCCGCTGCGGATGCTCACCGGCGGGTCCCGCGCCGACGAGCGGCACCGCTCGGTGCGGGCGGCGCTCGACTGGAGCCACGCCCTGCTGGAGCCGGCCGACCGGGAGCTGCTGCGCCGGGTGTCGGTGTTCGCGGCGCCGTTCACCGCCGCCGCCGCGGCGGAGGTGACCGGGGCCGAGGAGTGGCTGGTCGCCGACGGGCTGGCCCGGCTCGCCGGACAGAGCCTGCTGACGGTGACGGCGGGCCTGGGCCGCACCGAGTACCGGGCGCCGGAGACCATCCGCCAGTACGGGACGGAGCGGCTGTCGGAGGCCGGTGAGCTGGCCGACGCCCGGTCCCGGCACCTGCGCTGGTGCCTGGCCGGGGCCGCCGCCCTGGCGGTGGACGGCCAGGACTGGCGGGCCCGGTTCGACCTGGTGGCCGACGACCTCCGCGCCGCCCTGGCGTGGGCGGCCGACCGCCCGGAACTACGCGCCGACGCGTTCGAGCTGGCCCGGCGCCTGGCGGAGCTGACCTTCACCCGGCACCTGACCGGCGAGTCCCAGCGGCGCTACGAGCAGGCCGCCGCGCTCGCGACCGACCCGGCCGCCGCCGCGTCGATGCTGCGGCAGGCCGCGGCCGTGGCCGGGTGCCGGACGGTCGGCGACGACATGTACCGCCTGCGCCGCGCGGCCGCCGACGCCGCCCGCACGGCCGGGGACGCGGCCGGCGCCGCCGCCGACCTGGCGGCCGCCGCCACCATCGCGTTCCGGTTCTCGACGACGTTCGTGCGGCGCCCGTCCCAGGAGGAAACGCTCCGGCTGGTCGCCGAGGCGCGGGAGCGGGCCGGCGACGACCCGGCGGCGCGGGCGGCGGTGGCGCTGGCCGAGGCCGGGGTGCTCACCGACGCGTTCGGCGCCGTTCAGGGGCCGCCCGGCAACGCCGTGCCGGAGACGCGCGAGCGCGCCGAGCGGGCGGTCGAGCTCGCCCGCCGGACCGGCGACCCGCTCGCCGAGTCGGCCGCGCTCGACGCGCTCACCGGCGCGCAGAGCTGGGCCGGCGACCCGTTCGCCGCCGCGGCCACGGCCCGGCGCCGGATCACGCTCCTGTCGTCGCTGCCGGTCTCGCCGGCCGGCACCCACGAGCTGATCGACGCGCTCGGCATCGCCGCCGAGGCCGGCCTCGGCGCGGGGGACGTGCCGGGCGCCCGCCGATGGGCACGGCGGCTGGCCGGCCATCCGTCGCTGGCGGAGGTGGGGCACCGCGCCACGTGCCGGCTGCTGATGGTGGCCGCGCTGGCGGGCGACGTCGAGGAGGTGCTGACCGGCAGCGTCCGGTTCCTCGACTCCTGGCAGCGCGCGGGGAGCCCCGCCCGGTCCATCCTCGCCCCGGCGGCGGCCGGCGTGGCGATGATCCACGGCCTGCGCGACGACGACGCCGCCAGGCGGGCGTGGCAGGAGGTCCTGGGGCGGCTCGGCAGCTCGCCGGAGCACGCCTACGGCTACGGGGCGGTGTTCGACGCGATGCTCCTGCTGCACCGCGGGCAGGCGGCGGAGGCGCTGGAGCGGATGGCCCCCGGGCCCCGGCAGGTATGGAAGTGGATCACCTGGATCTGGCACCACTGGTACGTCGCGCTGCGCAGCGAGGCCGCCGTGCTCGCCGGCGGCCGCGACGCCCGCGCCGTCGTGGCCGAGGCCCGCGCCGTCGTGGCCGGCAACCCGGTCGCGGCCGCCGTCGTGGACCGGGCCGCGGCCCTGCTCGACGGCGACCAGGAGGCGCTGCTCGCCACGGCGTCCGCGTTCGGCGCCGCGGGGTGCCGCTACCAGGCCGCGCGGACCCTCGTGCTCGCCGGCGGCGGCCACGCCGAGCGGGGCGCCGCCGCCCTCGCCGCCCTCGGCCTCGCGCCCGCACCGGAAGCCCTCCCTCGGCGCCCGTGA
- a CDS encoding branched-chain amino acid ABC transporter permease: MQVFLQTLIGGVTFGAVYALVAMGFSIVYRTMGLVNFAHGSVVMIGAYAASTFYMTTRLPFAVAIVVAIAVTGLIGLVIERFLRPLENKDFTLMLIGTIGFGAVLEAGAVLIWGATGHAVPSPVATGPLDVAGIRVPTYSLLVIAVAAAATGLLALFLQHTKRGAAMQAVAMDHQAATAVGIHVGRSNALAFAIGAGLAALAGSLIGPMLYVNPTMGGTLGIKGFAAAMLGGFGSMPGAIVGGLAFGLLDSFAAGNFQEYSELVTFLVFAAVVMIRPTGIFGEATVNRA; this comes from the coding sequence GTGCAGGTCTTCCTTCAGACCCTGATCGGCGGGGTCACGTTCGGAGCGGTGTACGCGCTGGTGGCCATGGGCTTCTCGATCGTCTACCGGACGATGGGGCTGGTCAACTTCGCGCACGGCAGCGTCGTGATGATCGGCGCGTACGCCGCCTCCACCTTCTACATGACCACCCGCCTCCCCTTCGCCGTCGCCATCGTGGTCGCCATCGCGGTGACCGGGCTGATCGGCCTGGTGATCGAGCGGTTCCTGCGCCCGCTGGAGAACAAGGACTTCACGCTGATGCTGATCGGCACGATCGGCTTCGGCGCGGTCCTGGAGGCGGGCGCGGTGCTGATCTGGGGCGCGACCGGGCACGCCGTGCCGTCCCCGGTGGCGACCGGGCCGCTCGACGTGGCCGGCATCCGCGTCCCCACCTACAGCCTGCTGGTGATCGCCGTCGCCGCGGCCGCCACCGGGCTGCTGGCGCTGTTCCTGCAGCACACCAAGCGGGGCGCGGCCATGCAGGCGGTCGCCATGGACCACCAGGCCGCCACCGCGGTCGGCATCCACGTCGGCCGCAGCAACGCCCTGGCCTTCGCCATCGGCGCGGGCCTCGCGGCGCTGGCCGGCAGCCTCATCGGGCCCATGCTGTACGTCAACCCCACCATGGGCGGCACCCTCGGCATCAAGGGCTTCGCCGCCGCCATGCTCGGCGGGTTCGGCAGCATGCCCGGCGCGATCGTCGGCGGCCTGGCCTTCGGGCTGCTCGACTCCTTCGCCGCCGGCAACTTCCAGGAGTACAGCGAGCTGGTCACGTTCCTGGTGTTCGCCGCGGTGGTCATGATCAGGCCGACCGGCATCTTCGGGGAGGCGACGGTGAACCGGGCATGA
- a CDS encoding branched-chain amino acid ABC transporter ATP-binding protein/permease — protein sequence MRRLIRIVPPAVAAWFLPYALGGYAMHVADVAIIFAILAVGLGLTMGVAGQINLAQVAFFGVGAYTVAILTTGAGLGFWTAAALAVVAAVVSGVLTGIPALRMQSHYLGIVTLGLALAFTNWVTNSAIAGRAEGISDLPVPPLFGLDLSSGYLFYYVELVVLAIALAFALFVTHSPLGRRLRAMRDDDLAAGALGAEIPLLRMTAFVLSGLYGGLAGVLYAGLIRFVAPESFNIANMFLLLAMVIIGGRASILGCVVGAVALSLVREALLDASGYAQLGYGLVVVLVVVFAPKGLAGLPEQLRSLLRGRKGGSRAQLGAFRPFEPAPAAAAGVALEVREVTKRFKGLVALDEVTLSVPAGQIRGIVGPNGSGKTTLFNVVSGFYDATAGSVLLGGRDVTGMAPYRLSQLGVARTFQNLRLFEDLSVRENLLLALDRTRTTWIWRYPLLPWKVVAHDRALHRRAAELIGRFGLDEVADAEPRSLPYGIQRRIELARAMAMSPALLLLDEPAAGLNGEEVRRLAEIVRSIRDSGVTVVIIEHNMGLVMSLCDHVTVLSSGKVIADGAPAEVAVHPDVVAAYLGDSMTAPTEETAEAAVEEASR from the coding sequence ATGAGACGTCTCATCCGGATCGTGCCGCCGGCCGTGGCGGCGTGGTTCCTGCCCTACGCCCTGGGCGGCTACGCCATGCACGTCGCCGACGTCGCGATCATCTTCGCGATCCTGGCCGTCGGGCTGGGCCTGACGATGGGCGTGGCGGGGCAGATCAACCTGGCCCAGGTCGCGTTCTTCGGCGTGGGCGCGTACACGGTGGCCATCCTGACCACCGGGGCCGGGCTCGGGTTCTGGACCGCCGCGGCGCTGGCCGTCGTCGCGGCGGTGGTCTCCGGCGTGCTGACCGGCATCCCGGCGCTGCGCATGCAGTCGCACTACCTCGGCATCGTCACGCTCGGCCTGGCGCTGGCCTTCACCAACTGGGTCACCAACTCCGCGATCGCCGGCCGCGCCGAGGGCATCAGCGACCTGCCGGTGCCGCCCCTGTTCGGCCTCGACCTGTCCAGCGGCTACCTGTTCTACTACGTCGAGCTGGTCGTCCTCGCGATCGCGCTGGCCTTCGCCCTGTTCGTCACGCACTCCCCGCTCGGCCGCCGGCTCCGCGCCATGCGCGACGACGACCTCGCCGCGGGCGCGCTCGGGGCGGAGATCCCGCTGCTGCGCATGACCGCGTTCGTGCTGTCCGGCCTGTACGGCGGCCTCGCCGGCGTCCTGTACGCGGGCCTGATCCGCTTCGTCGCGCCCGAGTCGTTCAACATCGCCAACATGTTCCTGCTGCTCGCCATGGTGATCATCGGCGGCCGGGCCAGCATCCTGGGCTGCGTGGTCGGCGCGGTCGCGCTGTCGCTGGTCAGGGAGGCGCTGCTGGACGCCTCCGGCTACGCCCAGCTCGGCTACGGCCTGGTGGTCGTGCTCGTGGTGGTGTTCGCGCCCAAGGGGCTGGCGGGCCTGCCGGAGCAGCTCCGGTCCCTGCTGCGCGGGCGCAAGGGCGGCTCGCGGGCCCAGCTCGGCGCGTTCCGGCCGTTCGAGCCGGCGCCCGCCGCCGCGGCGGGCGTCGCGCTGGAGGTGCGGGAGGTGACCAAGCGGTTCAAGGGCCTGGTGGCGCTCGACGAAGTGACGCTCAGCGTGCCCGCCGGGCAGATCCGCGGCATCGTCGGCCCCAACGGCTCGGGCAAGACCACCCTGTTCAACGTGGTCAGCGGCTTCTACGACGCCACGGCGGGGTCGGTGCTGCTGGGCGGGCGGGACGTGACCGGGATGGCGCCGTACCGGCTCTCGCAGCTGGGCGTGGCCCGCACCTTCCAGAACCTGCGCCTGTTCGAGGACCTCAGCGTGCGCGAGAACCTGCTGCTCGCCCTCGACCGCACCCGCACCACCTGGATCTGGCGCTACCCGCTGCTGCCCTGGAAGGTGGTCGCGCACGACCGGGCGCTGCACCGGCGCGCCGCGGAGCTCATCGGCCGCTTCGGGCTCGACGAGGTCGCCGACGCCGAGCCGCGCTCGCTCCCGTACGGCATCCAGCGCCGCATCGAGCTGGCCCGCGCCATGGCCATGTCCCCCGCCCTGCTGCTGCTCGACGAGCCCGCGGCCGGGCTGAACGGCGAGGAGGTGCGCCGGCTCGCCGAGATCGTCCGCTCGATCAGGGACTCCGGGGTCACCGTCGTCATCATCGAGCACAACATGGGGCTCGTCATGTCGCTGTGCGACCACGTCACCGTCCTGTCCAGCGGCAAGGTGATCGCCGACGGCGCGCCGGCCGAGGTCGCCGTCCACCCCGACGTGGTCGCCGCCTACCTCGGCGACTCGATGACCGCACCGACCGAGGAGACCGCCGAGGCCGCGGTCGAGGAGGCGAGCCGATGA
- a CDS encoding ABC transporter substrate-binding protein produces MHFTRFSIAAAALVALAACAPPGQQAEQGATATGPIKIANANAQSGQLSSLGQWEHKGVKLAIDEANKAGGINGRQIQLDLFDSQGDPTVGTNVARKIAAEGYVAMLGTAESAVTLAMAPILKDARIPNITSGQSPKLAELKSPFLFLNAPTSVTFDETLAKYLVDDKGHKKIALISNNGAYGAGEHDAFLSSLRTRNVTPLADEVVTPDQKDFNANLAKIREQDPEVLFIGAEEVQSGLIAKQARELGIKAVFAGGAPVGTDVYATTAGLKNAEGTVVSSPYLSNDATPEIKAFAEKYKAAYHEEARMHVAKAYDGASILIEALKQTNGAGGQKLADAIRGVKRAGLLGDYAYDANGVGIHETKIGLVKDGKVVPEAAS; encoded by the coding sequence GTGCACTTCACGAGATTCTCCATCGCGGCCGCGGCCCTGGTGGCGCTCGCCGCCTGCGCCCCTCCGGGACAACAGGCCGAGCAGGGCGCCACCGCCACCGGCCCCATCAAGATCGCCAACGCCAACGCGCAGAGCGGCCAGCTCAGCTCGCTCGGCCAGTGGGAGCACAAAGGCGTCAAGCTCGCCATCGACGAGGCCAACAAGGCCGGCGGGATCAACGGCCGGCAGATCCAGCTCGACCTGTTCGACAGCCAGGGCGACCCCACCGTCGGCACCAACGTGGCCAGGAAGATCGCCGCCGAGGGCTACGTCGCGATGCTCGGCACCGCCGAGAGCGCCGTCACGCTCGCCATGGCGCCCATCCTGAAGGACGCCAGGATCCCGAACATCACCTCCGGCCAGTCGCCCAAGCTCGCCGAGCTGAAGAGCCCCTTCCTCTTCCTCAACGCCCCCACCAGCGTCACCTTCGACGAGACGCTCGCCAAGTACCTCGTGGACGACAAGGGCCACAAGAAGATCGCGCTGATCAGCAACAACGGCGCCTACGGCGCCGGCGAGCACGACGCCTTCCTGAGCTCACTCCGGACCAGGAACGTCACCCCCCTGGCCGACGAGGTCGTCACCCCCGACCAGAAGGACTTCAACGCCAACCTCGCCAAGATCCGCGAGCAGGACCCGGAGGTGCTGTTCATCGGCGCCGAGGAGGTGCAGTCCGGGCTGATCGCCAAGCAGGCCCGCGAGCTCGGCATCAAGGCGGTCTTCGCCGGCGGCGCGCCGGTGGGCACCGACGTCTACGCCACCACCGCCGGGCTGAAGAACGCCGAGGGCACCGTCGTCAGCTCCCCGTACCTCAGCAACGACGCCACCCCCGAGATCAAGGCGTTCGCCGAGAAGTACAAGGCCGCCTACCACGAGGAGGCCCGCATGCACGTCGCCAAGGCCTACGACGGCGCGTCCATCCTCATCGAGGCGCTCAAGCAGACCAACGGCGCGGGCGGGCAGAAGCTGGCCGACGCCATCCGCGGCGTCAAGCGCGCGGGCCTGCTGGGCGACTACGCCTACGACGCCAACGGCGTCGGCATTCACGAGACCAAGATCGGCCTGGTCAAGGACGGCAAGGTCGTGCCCGAGGCCGCGAGCTGA
- a CDS encoding thiamine pyrophosphate-binding protein — MTSTAAHALVAHLEELGVEYVFGTCGHTNIAVLAALADSPIRFVIARHEQAAAHAADGYARASGKPGVLLVHVGPGLTNAATGVMTAALDSVPLVVISGDIPSYYHGRHPHQEINLHADADQASVFRPFVKRAWNVHRAQDLGRSVERAFWTATSGRPGAVLVNVPMDVFSRPAAPHPPSSHAAPPGLPEDTARLIAARLAAAERPLIYVGGGLREGAAALTRLAEHLDIPVAHSLMAKGTLPDAHPLVLGMPGFWGLELTNAYAREADVVLALATRFAETDASSWDPRFTWDFSGSTLIQVDIDPAEIGRNYPAEIGAVADVRLAVEAIAGAVASHPARTRHELRKQILEARSELYAASRERGRSEDFPLRPERILRDLRDTLPPDAILVTDVGWNKNGVAQCYELPAEGRFITPGGASTMGFGPAAAVGVQLARPDRTVIALIGDGGMSAQLPAVPLAVEQGAPVVFVVMNNRSHGTISDLQAAHFGRSHGCDFTDPQGRPYSPDFAALARACGADGHTVTTPAGLGAALRAAVANRRPAVIDVPMVNEPVPTPGHWNIKDIYQGRFGD, encoded by the coding sequence GTGACCAGCACCGCCGCCCACGCCCTTGTCGCCCACCTGGAGGAGCTGGGCGTCGAGTACGTCTTCGGCACCTGCGGGCACACCAACATCGCCGTGCTCGCCGCGCTCGCCGACAGCCCGATCCGCTTCGTCATCGCCCGCCACGAGCAGGCCGCCGCGCACGCCGCCGACGGCTACGCCCGCGCCTCCGGCAAGCCCGGCGTGCTGCTCGTGCACGTCGGCCCCGGCCTGACGAACGCCGCCACCGGTGTCATGACGGCCGCGCTGGACTCGGTGCCGCTGGTGGTGATCTCCGGCGACATCCCGTCCTACTACCACGGCCGCCACCCCCACCAGGAGATCAACCTGCACGCCGACGCCGACCAGGCGAGCGTCTTCCGGCCGTTCGTCAAGCGGGCCTGGAACGTGCACCGCGCCCAGGACCTCGGCCGCTCGGTCGAGCGCGCGTTCTGGACCGCCACCTCGGGCCGGCCCGGCGCGGTGCTGGTCAACGTGCCGATGGACGTCTTCTCCCGGCCGGCCGCGCCGCACCCGCCGAGCAGCCACGCCGCGCCGCCCGGCCTGCCGGAGGACACCGCGCGGCTGATCGCCGCCCGGCTGGCCGCCGCCGAGCGGCCGCTGATCTACGTGGGCGGCGGCCTGCGCGAGGGCGCCGCGGCCCTGACCCGCCTGGCCGAGCACCTGGACATCCCCGTCGCGCACTCGCTCATGGCCAAGGGCACGCTGCCCGACGCCCACCCGCTCGTCCTCGGGATGCCGGGCTTCTGGGGGCTGGAGCTCACCAACGCCTACGCCCGCGAGGCGGACGTGGTGCTGGCCCTCGCCACCCGCTTCGCCGAGACCGACGCCAGCTCGTGGGATCCCCGTTTCACCTGGGACTTCTCCGGCAGCACACTGATCCAGGTCGACATCGACCCGGCCGAGATCGGCCGCAACTACCCGGCGGAGATCGGCGCCGTCGCCGACGTCCGGCTCGCGGTCGAGGCGATCGCCGGCGCGGTCGCGTCCCACCCGGCCCGCACCCGTCACGAGCTGCGCAAGCAGATCCTCGAAGCGCGGTCGGAGCTGTACGCGGCCAGCCGGGAGCGCGGCAGGAGCGAGGACTTCCCGCTCCGCCCCGAGCGCATCCTGAGGGATCTGCGGGACACGCTGCCGCCGGACGCGATCCTGGTCACCGACGTCGGCTGGAACAAGAACGGCGTGGCCCAGTGCTACGAGCTGCCCGCCGAGGGCCGCTTCATCACCCCGGGCGGCGCCTCCACCATGGGCTTCGGGCCGGCCGCCGCCGTCGGCGTGCAGCTCGCCCGGCCGGACAGGACGGTCATCGCGCTCATCGGCGACGGCGGGATGAGCGCCCAGCTGCCCGCCGTGCCGCTCGCGGTCGAGCAGGGCGCGCCCGTGGTGTTCGTGGTGATGAACAACCGCTCGCACGGCACGATCTCCGACCTGCAGGCGGCGCACTTCGGCCGCAGCCACGGCTGCGACTTCACCGATCCGCAGGGGCGGCCGTACAGCCCCGACTTCGCCGCGCTCGCGCGGGCGTGCGGCGCCGACGGCCACACCGTCACCACTCCCGCCGGCCTCGGCGCCGCCCTGCGCGCGGCCGTCGCGAACCGGCGCCCCGCGGTGATCGACGTCCCGATGGTCAACGAGCCGGTGCCGACCCCGGGGCACTGGAACATCAAGGACATCTACCAGGGCCGCTTCGGCGACTGA
- a CDS encoding ABC transporter ATP-binding protein, which translates to MSTLTVEGLSVHYGGVRAAHEVSFTVEPGQSLGIIGANGAGKTSTLKAVMGLAPRRATAIRFGEHDLLRAPAHTLVRHGIGYVPEGRHVFPGLSVEKNLLLGAYTRSWKQTPIDEVYELFPVLRDMRGRLAGALSGGQQQMLAVGRAMMCRPKVMLLDEPSMGLSPKLVGDIAAALKKLNADGLAILLVEQNAKLTFDVTTTCLVMENGEIAAGGTSAELSDDPRVRRIYLGL; encoded by the coding sequence ATGAGCACGCTCACCGTCGAAGGACTGTCGGTGCACTACGGCGGGGTCCGGGCCGCCCACGAGGTGTCCTTCACCGTCGAGCCGGGCCAGTCGCTCGGCATCATCGGCGCCAACGGGGCCGGCAAGACCTCCACCCTCAAGGCCGTCATGGGCCTGGCGCCGCGGCGGGCCACCGCCATCCGCTTCGGCGAGCACGACCTGCTCCGCGCCCCCGCCCACACCCTGGTGCGGCACGGCATCGGCTACGTCCCCGAGGGCCGGCACGTCTTCCCCGGGCTCAGCGTGGAGAAGAACCTGCTGCTCGGCGCGTACACCAGGAGCTGGAAGCAGACCCCGATCGACGAGGTGTACGAGCTGTTCCCGGTGCTGAGGGACATGCGCGGCCGGCTGGCCGGCGCGTTGTCCGGCGGGCAGCAGCAGATGCTGGCCGTCGGCCGGGCCATGATGTGCCGGCCCAAGGTGATGCTGCTGGACGAGCCCTCCATGGGGCTGTCGCCCAAGCTCGTCGGCGACATCGCCGCCGCGCTGAAGAAGCTCAACGCCGACGGCCTGGCCATCCTGCTCGTCGAGCAGAACGCCAAGCTCACCTTCGACGTCACCACCACCTGCCTGGTCATGGAGAACGGCGAGATCGCCGCCGGCGGCACCTCGGCCGAGCTGAGCGACGACCCCCGAGTCCGCCGCATCTACCTCGGCCTGTGA